The genome window AAAAAGATTGTAGCTTTGGAAAACAAACGCCCTGTCAGGTCCAGGCCTGGTTACGACAGCCTGTCCGACTTTCACTGATCCGCTGGTGGGCTGGAGGAAGCCGGCGATAATACTCAGTAAGGTGGATTTGCCGCAGCCAGAAGGGCCTAAAATGCTGACAAATTCGTTTTTATTTACATGGAAATCAAGATCGTGAAAAACTACGTGACTCTCCCGTCCATTCGGGTAAAGTTTGGTCAATTGTTCTACCGTCAATTCGTGCATTGTCAGTGGCTCCAGAATTCTCGATGCGCCTAGTTGGCTTGTGCTCATTCACGGTCCATCAACAGCAGTCAGCCATGCCCTCGCTAAACAAATCCACGATCTCGCCGTCCTCGACGCGAAAAATTGCATACCCGATGAAGGGGCCTTTTCGGCCTTGGACGAGGAATTCAAGGGGAGGTTTGTTATCGATGTCTTTGAACTGAATCATTTGATCGGAAACCGGGGCCGGTACCGGATCGCTGACGAAATAATCAGTTCCATGGTTCAAAAGAACACGCATTTCGTTTTGACCCTTAACGACTTGGTAAATAACAATCAGGTCTTCCTGGCCGTTATCATTCAGGTCGGCTTGAGCGTATTTCAGGATGGGGTTTCCCGGGTAGCTTTCAGCAAAATTGCGCAACAGTGTGTTATGGTTCAGAACATCCGGGCAGAAGTCTTTCTGGTCCCCAAGCGGTGGCGTGGCCAGTTCGGTACAGCCGGAAGCAGAAAAAAGGAGAGCTGCGGCAGCCAACATTTTGATAAAAAATAAACATTTCACGCCACAGCCCTTTTCCAAAGCGTCGTCATCTGTGGTTTATATGCCCTCAAGAAAAGCAACAGGATGAACACCGAGCAGAGGATTTGGACAGGTTCCGGGATGGAAACAATTAAACGGTTGGCCAGTCCAATTGCTTCCTGTCCTTTTTCCAGATTGTAGAACGGGACAAAATCAGGCAACAGCAGGAGATTGGTGAACCAGCCAACCACCAATGAACTGGAGACCACCAGGCCGCTGTAGATCAGCACCGCCCGTTTCCCGATCATTTTATAAATACTGATCAATTCAGGAAGATTGGTGGCCGCCCCGGTCATCAAAAAGGTGATCGCAATGCCGGGCGAGGCCCCGGTGGCCACCAGGGCAGCAACCAGGGGGATATGTCCGACGGCGCAGACATAGATCACCGCGCCCAGCAATGCGATGCCGAAAATGGAAATCATCCCGGAATGGCCAAGATATCCCTGGATTAAATGCTGGGGGACGCCAACAATAAGTATCCCGGCTAAAATGACACCAAAGACGATGTATTTACTGACCATGGTACCTAAATCTAATGATCCCCACTTGAGGCCGATGAAAAGCCTTGTCCCGATTGAGACCTGTTCTGTTCCTTCCATGGCTGTCGGTTCAATCTGAACATCCATGCCCGGTGCATGCAGCTCCTTGCCGGCCAGGGCATTCGCTGTCAGCCCGATCGCTACTGGCACAAGAAAGCCGGTGATCAGGTAAATCGTGGCGATCTGCGGACCGAGCAATCCGTAGGACAGCAGAACGGCAGCCGGATTGATGATGGGAGTGGCCACCATGAAAGCCAAGGTTGGGCCGAGATATGCCCCGGTATAGTACATGCCCAGACCCAGAGGGATAACCCCACAACTGCAAATGGGCAGGAGCATCCCTGAAAGCGTCGCCTTGAGGATCGCCGCGAGACCGCGATTGCCCAAGGCTCTTTGAAATTTGGCCGGGTCGAGAAACTGCCGAAGCAGGCCCGCGGCGATAAAGCTGACGATCAGCCAGGGTGCGACACTGCGCAGGATGTGCCAGGAGGTGAAGACAAGGTCCGCGAGCAAGTCGGAGATCATTGTTTCAACCTGCCATAGCCTGGCTTATGGCCTGCTCGATGATCTCTTTGGAGAGGTTTTCATACCTTTTCACTCCGTTGATGATCATCGTCCCCTTGCTGATCATCCCGTATTTTTTCAGGTAGCCGAAATCCTTGCCGGCATTATAAATAAAAACATCGATATCATCCCCGTAACGGGCGGCGATATCTTGGATGGTTGCTCCGTGTTCGTCGCAACAAGGGCAGGTATTGATAAATTCAATTTGAACTTTGGCCATTTTCATTACCTTTTCGAAAGCGTTAGAGGGTGATGACCTGACTAAGGGCGACATCCTTCAATGCCGCATGTAGGTCGGGGAAGCACCCCAGACGAGCGGCCGCAACCAGATCGTCATTGATTTTTCGAACAAAAGCCCATTTGTCGCAGGCCATTATCAATATGCCTGTTTCTTGAGATATTTTTGTCAGCCGCTCGCCGATATCATTCCCTTTCACCAGCATGAAGGTATTATCGACAAAAAAGAACATTCCGACCACTGTTAAGCCGTGTCCGCCCTGTTTCAGTTGGGGGAGAATCATGTTGCTGAGAATGTAGTGAGAATTTTGGGTAGAGAAAACATAGGCGACATTTATAATTTCCCTTTTTTTTTTTTAGTGATCAGGCCATCAGGGGCACAAAGAATCGCGCCGCAAAGTCAATAGCCTCGTGTAAGGTGAACGTTTCTTTGTTGTTTTTATCCTCATCCAGCCATGATTCGGCTGTTTGCCGGTCTTTTAAGAACATCATTTCCATGCACAAGCTGTTTGCACAGCAGGAACAGGCATTGGCCGCTCCCCAGATGATTCCAAAGTGGATATCGCCAGCTTCATCAGTATTTTGAATCGTCATTCCAGCCTGTCTGATATTAATAGGAGCCCCTGTTGCCCTACATTTTGAAGAAATTTCTGTGTCAAATCCAAACATCGGACTTACCGCAAGAGCGTCAAGGGCACACATTGCGTTGACTATGTTGCCATTAACC of Desulfonatronum sp. SC1 contains these proteins:
- the saoC gene encoding Cys-Cys-COOH (seleno)protein SaoC — encoded protein: MKCLFFIKMLAAAALLFSASGCTELATPPLGDQKDFCPDVLNHNTLLRNFAESYPGNPILKYAQADLNDNGQEDLIVIYQVVKGQNEMRVLLNHGTDYFVSDPVPAPVSDQMIQFKDIDNKPPLEFLVQGRKGPFIGYAIFRVEDGEIVDLFSEGMADCC
- the saoE gene encoding efflux transporter SaoE — encoded protein: MISDLLADLVFTSWHILRSVAPWLIVSFIAAGLLRQFLDPAKFQRALGNRGLAAILKATLSGMLLPICSCGVIPLGLGMYYTGAYLGPTLAFMVATPIINPAAVLLSYGLLGPQIATIYLITGFLVPVAIGLTANALAGKELHAPGMDVQIEPTAMEGTEQVSIGTRLFIGLKWGSLDLGTMVSKYIVFGVILAGILIVGVPQHLIQGYLGHSGMISIFGIALLGAVIYVCAVGHIPLVAALVATGASPGIAITFLMTGAATNLPELISIYKMIGKRAVLIYSGLVVSSSLVVGWFTNLLLLPDFVPFYNLEKGQEAIGLANRLIVSIPEPVQILCSVFILLLFLRAYKPQMTTLWKRAVA
- the saoT gene encoding thioredoxin-like (seleno)protein SaoT encodes the protein MAKVQIEFINTCPCCDEHGATIQDIAARYGDDIDVFIYNAGKDFGYLKKYGMISKGTMIINGVKRYENLSKEIIEQAISQAMAG
- a CDS encoding DsrE-related protein codes for the protein MILPQLKQGGHGLTVVGMFFFVDNTFMLVKGNDIGERLTKISQETGILIMACDKWAFVRKINDDLVAAARLGCFPDLHAALKDVALSQVITL
- the merB gene encoding alkylmercury lyase family protein, which encodes MSVKVDSALDRLISVLPLKAKQDSCGEEIKELHRKVLRSFVEKGRILTKSEMAQHVVNIDEAMKILKSNDMMVFSCSGDPIGAYPFTMEDREHKVMVNGNIVNAMCALDALAVSPMFGFDTEISSKCRATGAPINIRQAGMTIQNTDEAGDIHFGIIWGAANACSCCANSLCMEMMFLKDRQTAESWLDEDKNNKETFTLHEAIDFAARFFVPLMA